The DNA segment ACTGGTTTGGGACTTTTTTTTATCATCCCCCTTATTTTCGTGGGATAGTTCATCAGCAGCAATTTCTATCTGTTTTTTAATTTTTTCTTCATTTAATTTTTTTTTCTGGAATCTTTCACCTAAAACCAGGGCAGCTGCCTCCTCAACATCAATAGATTCAACTTCCTGATGTTTGTAATATGCGGCAAGGGTTTTAGCAGTTTTTAGAATGGCAATGTCTGCTCTATGTCCATCAACACCCATATCAACACACAATTGGGCTATTACTTTCATGGTTTCTTGTGAAACATTTACTTTATCTAAAAACTTCCGGGCTTTGATTATGTTGTCCAATATCTGGTCTTGATATTTTTGAAATTCCTTCCGGAAGGAGGTGGGATCTTTTTCAAATGCTTCCCTTCTTTCCATGATTTTCACACGGTCCTCAATGTCCATAATACTCTGAACTGAGATTTGGAGCCCAATTCTATCAGACAGTTGAGGTCTGAGTTCTCCTTCTGCGGGATTCATAGTCCCTACCAGTATAAAGTTAGATGGATGGACCAGAGAAATGCCTTCTCGTTCGACTGTGTTTATTCCGTAGGCTGCAGCATCCAGAAGCACGTCTACTAGATTATCGTCCAGAAGATTAATTTCATCAACATAAAGTATGTTGCGGTTTGCATCTGCCAGTATTCCTGGTTCCAATGCTTTCATTCCTTCTTTTAGGGCTTTTTCAATGTTGATAGAACCAACCACTCTATCTTCGGTGGCTCCTAAAGGAAGTTCCACCACACGCATTTTCTTTTTTTCGATTTGAATATCTTCTGATCCGATATTTTTGCATGAATCACAGAGAGATTCGAAATCATCTGGATCACAATTGAATGGGCAACCTTTAACAGTTTTTAATGGGGGCAATAAATCTGCCAATGCACGTACTGCAGTGG comes from the Methanobacterium sp. genome and includes:
- a CDS encoding AAA domain-containing protein encodes the protein MKNLIFPFSAIVGQERVKKALVLNAINPSIGGVLIKGDKGTGKTTAVRALADLLPPLKTVKGCPFNCDPDDFESLCDSCKNIGSEDIQIEKKKMRVVELPLGATEDRVVGSINIEKALKEGMKALEPGILADANRNILYVDEINLLDDNLVDVLLDAAAYGINTVEREGISLVHPSNFILVGTMNPAEGELRPQLSDRIGLQISVQSIMDIEDRVKIMERREAFEKDPTSFRKEFQKYQDQILDNIIKARKFLDKVNVSQETMKVIAQLCVDMGVDGHRADIAILKTAKTLAAYYKHQEVESIDVEEAAALVLGERFQKKKLNEEKIKKQIEIAADELSHENKGDDKKKSQTS